The genomic stretch GTAGACGTGGCGACCGAGGCCCAGATCCAGAAGGCGCTCGACAAACTGATGAAGGGGCGAACGTCGTTTGTCATTGCCCAGCGCATCAGCACCGTCATCAACGCCGACCAGATTCTGGTGCTGGACAAGGGCGAGATCGTGGCTCGCGGCCAGCACCAGGATTTGATGGAAGACAGCCCCATCTACGCCGAGATTTACAACTCGCAGTTAGTGGGCGATGCAGAAATGCAGGAGACAGAATCCAGGAGCCGGGAGCCAGAATTGGCGGCCTGACTTCTGATTTCTGACTTCCGACTTCTGAATTCTTTGGAGAGATAACCATGTTTGGAAACGCTGACGGCCTGCGCCGTATGATGAGTCAAGATCAGCTCAAACCGAAAAACCTGAGCGAGACCCTGGCCCGCTTTGGGCATTACTTTCAAGCCTATTGGCTGGCGCTGGTGCTGGCCGGCCTGTTGATTGTGGTTTCGACCTGGGCTCAGGTCACCACCCCCGAACTCATCGGCCAGGTGGTGGACTGTTACCTCACACCCGCCGCCGCAAGTTCTTTTGGAAACTTCCCCGGAGCAAGCTCTAACCAGAGCGCGGCTCAGAGCAACTGCTGGCTGTCCAAGGCGCCGGAAGAATTGACGGCCACTGAACGGGTTCTACAAACTGCCCTGACAACAGGCAACTTTCCGACTCCGGCGGCAGACGCCAGCCAGATGACGAACGACGACCGGATCGCCGGGGTGGGCCGCCTCATCTTGATTATCGTCGGCCTATTCCTCGTCAGCGCTCTGCTCACCGGCTCCACTTTCTTCCTCATGAGTTGGACCGGCCAGCAAGTCCTGCGCGTCATGCGGGTGGAAGTGTTCAAGCACTTGCACCGCCTCTCGCTGGGCTACTACGCCGAACACGAAGCGGGCGACTTGATGAGCCGCATCACCAACGACGCAACGGCCATTGAGCAGGCGTTTGGTTTCGCGCTGGTGCAGGTCTTCAGCGGCTCGTTGCTCCTGCTCTGGTTTGGCTACAGCATGTTGACGAAGAGTTTGGCTTTTGGCCTGCTCAGCCTCTCGGTGGCGCCGCTGATGATTGTCGCCACCTTCTGGTTCTCGGATCAGGCGCGCAAAGCCTTCCGCAAGACGCGGCAGGAAATGGGCAGTGTCAACGCCGAACTGCAAGAGTCGATTTCGGCGGTGCGCGAGGTGCAAGCCTTCAACCGCGCCGAAGAGAACATCGAAAACTTCAAAGTCACCAACGCCGCCAATCGCGACGCCAACATTCGGGCCGTGGCCTTCACCAGCGCCCTGGCCCCCACCCTCGAAGCCCTGAGTTACGTGGCGCTGGCCATCGTCACCTGCGTGGGCGGCTGGTATCTTCTCAAAGACGAGCCGTTCTTTGGCACAGCGGTTTCTCTAGGCCTGGTCATCACTTTCCTGGGTTACGTCCAACGCATCAATCAACCCATCCAGCAAATTGCCATTTTGTGGACGAACGTGCAAAGCGCCATCGCCGGCGGCGAGCGCATCTTCACTTTGCTCGACGAAGAACCGTCGGTGCAGGACAAGGCTGACGCGAAAGAAATGCCGGTCATCGAAGGGACGGTTGAGCTTGATCGTGCCTCCGCCGCTTACAAGAAGGGCGTGCCGGTGTTGAGCAACGTCAGCTTCAAGGCCGAACCCGGCCAGACCATCGCCATCGTCGGCCCAACCGGGGCCGGCAAGACGACGATCATCAACCTCGTCCCGCGTTTCTACGATGTGACCGGCGGCGCTGTCCGCATTGATAACATTGACGTGCGCGACGTGACCGCCGAGAGTTTGCGGCGGCAGATCGGCATCGTCCTGCAAGACACGTTTTTGTTCAGCACGACGGTGATGGAGAACATTCGCTTTGGCCGCCCCGACGCAACTGACGCAGACGTGATCGCCGCTGCGAAGCTGGCTCACGCCGATACTTTCGTCGAGCGACTGCCGGAGAAGTATCAGACCGTTTTGGGTGAACGGGGTAGCGGCCTCAGCCAGGGGCAACGTCAACTTATCTCCATTGCCCGCGCCGCCCTCGCCGACCCGCGCATCCTGATCCTCGACGAAGCCACCTCGAGCGTAGACACGCGCACCGAGCGCCTCATCCAGCAGGCGTTCGACAACCTGCTGGAGGGCCGCACCTCGTTCGTCATCGCCCATCGCCTGAGCACTATCCGCCACGCCGATACCATCCTCGTCCTCAATCAAGGAGAGGTTATCGAGCGCGGCAAGTTCGACGAACTGCTGGCGCAGAAGGGCTTCTTCTATGATCTTTACATGAGCCAGTTCCGGCGGCAGGAAGAGATGGCCGCGCCGAAGGTGGAAGCGCCTGGTGGCAACGGGCATCTCGCTGAATCGGTGACAGTGTAAAGGAATGTTGAAATCCGTTTCACCACGAAGACAAGAGGGCACAAAGGGCACGAAGAAAAACTTTGTGATCTTCGAGTCTTGGTGACTTCGTGGTGAAATCGAACGTCCCGAAAGTGCTTCGCAAACCTTCGGGACGTTTTTTTATCTCCCTCGATACGTGTTCGCGTACTGGCAGGTCAAGTTCAAATACAAGTCTCCGTAACTCGCCCCTGGCTCAATCTCAGTTCCCTCAATCCACTCGTTGAACGATTTGACGAAGAGAAAGTCGCCGCCGGTGTTGGCCGTGGCGGCAAAGGTGTCGGCAAAATAACCGCCGCCGCGCCGGTCGCGGGCGAAGTGGGGCGCGCTCGAGCGCAGGTCGCCGGGCGCGTTCACCGAGCGCGTGTCATCGAAGCCGGCGGCAATCGTGTCGGCGAAGTACAGGCTCTTGCTCACCGCCCGCAAGCCGTCGGCCCAGCGCTTCTGCTTGAGCCACGACTGCGGGTAATCGCGATGATCAATGCGATAGGCGTACAGACCGTCGAACAGTGGGTTGAAAGTTGGGTAGAGTCCCTCAGCCATCCAGATCATGTTGTGGTTCGGGTCAGTCGCGGCCCGGATGCGAGTCCAGCCGGCCAGCGCCGCCGAGTCGTTTCCCCAGGGGCGCGGCATGTCGGTGAAGATGAGGAGGGGTTTGCCGCCGAGCCGCATGTAGTTCGGCGACCCCGCCCAGTTGTTGATGACGTGATTGATGGCGTCAATGATCATCTGCTCGGTTGCGCCGGGCAGGATGTTGGTTTGAATCACAATTGCATGGCGCAAACCTGTGCCAGCAGAGGCGTTCAACAGCGAGTTGAAATTGTTGGTGGTGCGGCTCTCGGTTGGGCCGTACCAGTGGGCGGCAAAACCGTTGAGGCAGGCTTGTTGAGCCTGAGCTACATGCCGTTGGATCGTTCCGAAGTCGTCCGAGTTGTATGCGCCCGCCGAGGGCACATCCCACGTCTTCGTGCCATCAAACGTTGACGAGTCGTACCACATCACGTAATCGGCGAGGACAACTTTCTCGGTGCCGAGATGATTGACTCCGGGTGAGCCGCCACTCGCCGGGGCGGTGGTTGAGGCCGGTGGGACGGTGTTGGCGGTTCCACCTGATCCGCTCACGCCGTTCGGAATCGCCAATTTTTGCCCAACGTGAATCATGGTCGTCGTCAAGCCGTTGGCCTTTTGAATCGCGGCGATGGTTGTGCCGAACTTGCGGGCGATGCCATAAAGCGTGTCGCCGCGCTGGACGGTGTAAGTGCTGGGGTTGGCCGCCGTGTTTGACGAGGCCGCCGGTGAGGGCGAAGACCTGCCGCCCGGAATGACCAGCACTTGCCCGACATAAATCGTCGTTGTCTTCAAGCTGTTGGCCTGCTGAATGGCCGCCACCGTCGCGCCAAACTTCAGCGCGATGCGATACAGGTTGTCGCCGGGCTGAACGGTGTAGGTGTTGCCTTGCGCCGCCGTGGGCTGAACGGGGAAAACCGAGAGGGCGATGACGAGTGTCAAAAGGATGAGCAGTGTGCGTTTCATAGTGTCTCCTGCTCTTTATCGTATCTACCCAGGCGAGCGGTGGCTATAGTAAATAAGGATGCAGGAAATCTTAGACGTACTTGAAACATTTCTAGCAAGAGTTCTGCTCGAGGATAGAAAGTTGTCACCCTGAACGTTTTTGCGAAGAGTCTCTGAGCTGGCCTTCAAAGCCCGCAAACATTTTCGGCAGATTGCCCAGAGATGCTTCGGCCAGAGAGCGGCCTCAGCATGACACACAAAGCGGCCCTTATTTGAAATGTACCCGCACAGAGCAGTTGCCGAACAGCGAAGGTCGGTTATACTACGCTCATGCGCCGCATTCATCGTGGGTATCTGATCGCCGCCGTTGTGCTTGCCGTGCTAGCCTTTGTCGTCAGCCTGTGGCGCTTCCCGGAGTGGGGCCAATCTTTGCGGCTGATCGTGTCGTTGGCCGTGGCCGCCGTCGTCGGTGCGTTTGGCTTCATTGCTGCGGTGCGACAGGCTGTTGAGAAGCCCGACTCCGAATCGGCCATTACTCAAACACAAAAGTCGGGAGTGCAGATTGGTGGCTCAATCGTAATTGGCGATGTGATTGGAGGAGATAAATTTGGTGGGGATAAAGTCGCGGGCGACAAAATCATCAACATTTTGCCGCCCATCACGCCAACCTCAGCCCTCCACTATCTTCCTCCGCCTCCTTCCGACTTCACCGGGCGCGAAGCCGAACTGAAAGACTTGCGCGAAAAGATGACACCCGGCGGCCTGACGATCTCTGGCGTGCATGGGCTAGGCGGCATTGGCAAGACGGCGCTGGCCCTCAAGCTGGCCGCCGAGCTTGCGCCGCGTTACCCTGACGCTCAGTTCTTCGTTGACCTGCAAGGTGTGAGCGAGAAGCCGCTCTCACCCGCCGAAGCTCTTAGTCGTATTATCCACGCCTACCGCCCCGAAGCGCGTTTGCCCGAAAGCGCCGCCGAACTGCGCGGGCTGTATCTTTCTGTCCTGCACGGCAAGAAGGCGCTGGTATTGATGGACAACGCGAAGGACGCAGAGCAGGCGAGGCCGCTCATCCCGCCCGAAGGCTGTTTGCTCCTCGTCACCTCG from Chloroflexota bacterium encodes the following:
- a CDS encoding ABC transporter ATP-binding protein; this translates as MFGNADGLRRMMSQDQLKPKNLSETLARFGHYFQAYWLALVLAGLLIVVSTWAQVTTPELIGQVVDCYLTPAAASSFGNFPGASSNQSAAQSNCWLSKAPEELTATERVLQTALTTGNFPTPAADASQMTNDDRIAGVGRLILIIVGLFLVSALLTGSTFFLMSWTGQQVLRVMRVEVFKHLHRLSLGYYAEHEAGDLMSRITNDATAIEQAFGFALVQVFSGSLLLLWFGYSMLTKSLAFGLLSLSVAPLMIVATFWFSDQARKAFRKTRQEMGSVNAELQESISAVREVQAFNRAEENIENFKVTNAANRDANIRAVAFTSALAPTLEALSYVALAIVTCVGGWYLLKDEPFFGTAVSLGLVITFLGYVQRINQPIQQIAILWTNVQSAIAGGERIFTLLDEEPSVQDKADAKEMPVIEGTVELDRASAAYKKGVPVLSNVSFKAEPGQTIAIVGPTGAGKTTIINLVPRFYDVTGGAVRIDNIDVRDVTAESLRRQIGIVLQDTFLFSTTVMENIRFGRPDATDADVIAAAKLAHADTFVERLPEKYQTVLGERGSGLSQGQRQLISIARAALADPRILILDEATSSVDTRTERLIQQAFDNLLEGRTSFVIAHRLSTIRHADTILVLNQGEVIERGKFDELLAQKGFFYDLYMSQFRRQEEMAAPKVEAPGGNGHLAESVTV
- a CDS encoding LysM peptidoglycan-binding domain-containing protein, whose product is MKRTLLILLTLVIALSVFPVQPTAAQGNTYTVQPGDNLYRIALKFGATVAAIQQANSLKTTTIYVGQVLVIPGGRSSPSPAASSNTAANPSTYTVQRGDTLYGIARKFGTTIAAIQKANGLTTTMIHVGQKLAIPNGVSGSGGTANTVPPASTTAPASGGSPGVNHLGTEKVVLADYVMWYDSSTFDGTKTWDVPSAGAYNSDDFGTIQRHVAQAQQACLNGFAAHWYGPTESRTTNNFNSLLNASAGTGLRHAIVIQTNILPGATEQMIIDAINHVINNWAGSPNYMRLGGKPLLIFTDMPRPWGNDSAALAGWTRIRAATDPNHNMIWMAEGLYPTFNPLFDGLYAYRIDHRDYPQSWLKQKRWADGLRAVSKSLYFADTIAAGFDDTRSVNAPGDLRSSAPHFARDRRGGGYFADTFAATANTGGDFLFVKSFNEWIEGTEIEPGASYGDLYLNLTCQYANTYRGR